The Pseudomonas cucumis sequence CTGCTGGTTCTTCACAAGCGCCACTGCGAGCTTGTTGATAATCAGCAGAAAGTTCGAGATCTTCGCCTCATCCTCGGTTTCCTCTGGCATCTGGTCATTGAAGGGAAGCCCCTGACTGAACCTGATAAAATTTTCCTGATCCCTCCGCTCATTCCACTCCCTTGTGATCTCCTGCTGGGCAAAGACCTGCGCTTGCTCAAGCGTGTTGGCGGCGACCAACTGCTTCAATATTCGAACACGGTAGACCGGAGGCAGAGTGCTGAACAACGTGGCCACCCAGGCCTTCGATCTGAGTCCGTGCTTTTTAAAGTACGTGAGGATTGTCCACTCACAGATCAGGCCTAGATCGCGCAGACCAGTTCGGATTCGCTCGTTTGATAGCTTCTTGTGATTTGCCTCATGGGCACCATCGTTGCCCAATTCCCGAATGCCGTGGAGGGAGTCAATGACATCCTGTGGAAAGAAGTTTTTGAGAAGGTCAATGCGCCTGTAGAGATTTGTGGGGAGCACGGCCCCACCATCCTCAGGATCCATCAGGTGAACGAGGACAGTTCTGAAAAGGTTTTCCAGGCAATTGCGGATGCTCACAGCCTTTTGGTAAAGGCGCGAGGCATCCCGTTCGTCTAGGTAATAGTCGAACGCCCTCTGAGGCATCAACGGTGGGTGATCAGCTTCCTGCATGGACAGCTCCTTAAGGTGGCTGCTCGTAAGTGAGTGCTTTGCGCGATGGCCGATAATACTAAAGTGAGATCATGTCGGGGAGTTGCCCTGAACCTATGAGATCAGCAAGAAGGTGCTGCCCGGCTCTGACTGTATGCAACCTCGCTGAAACCGATCGCAGCCTCAAGTGAACATCCATAAAAAAGCCCCGCCGGATGGCAAGGCTTCGCCAGGTTACGATAGACCGGCATCCATTTGCGGATGACATCGGCGCTGATGCCGTAACTGATGGCGACAACGGACACGGTTGCTCCAGGTTGCAGGCATTCCTGAACGACCTGGGCTTTGAACTGTTTCGGATAAGAGCTTCGTTGGCGCATGGAAATCCTGGCGATAAGGGTGATCGCGTCCGCTTAAAAATACGCGGACACATCACCCTTAATGCTGGAGTTCGGAAAGGTGGTTTTGCCGGACGCTTACGTTTCTCGACGAAAATCGGTGGTTGCCGAAAATCGCGGACGAACTTGGAAACCACTAGATGTCGGCTGTCTTGTGTAAGCCTAACAACTTCGAGCGCGACAACTTTCATTTTGAGCTTTGTCTATCGGCAGATCCTTACTCTCAAACGGTCGTGCTTAAGACGTCTGCAGCATCGCCAACTGCGGATGGTTCGAAAAGTCTTCCTTTGCTGCACTGAGTAAGCTGCCGAAGTTGATATTACTGCCACCGCCGCCCTGTTTCAGCGTGCGAAGCGCTGCATGCCAAGCAGCTTGACCGGTGGAATGAAACTGGAGACGGGACAGATCACCACCGGCGCGACTCCACACTTCTTGGTCCCGCGGTCCGAATGGGTAGAGCTCGACCAGGATCTTCTCTAGCACCGACCACGGGAGTTCCTCTTGCACCGTTAGCATGATCTCAGGACTGTACGGTGACTTCTTCCCTCCTTGGCTCAGCGCGACAGCGAAATTCACTTCAAGGTTGTCAGCCTTAAAGATTGGATGCTGGTCGTCTGGGATCAGTTTAGGCACCTCTTCGGAGACGTAGTTAAACAGGTCAAAGACCTTGATGAAGCCGCTGGCGCTTTTGTCGGCAGCTCCGCGCAAACCCGCCAGCAGTGCAGTCGTGAATACGCTGTTCCTTGCACCGTCAAATACGGACGACAATTCGTCAGCACGACACGATGCCATTAGTGCACGTCCGCTACCAACTGCCAGCTTTGCGAAGGTGTTTTGGCTATAGCCAGACTTGAGCTCGTGGCCTTTGTCATCAGTCAAGCTCTTCGAAATCGCAGCGCCACCAGCATGACAAGCGTCAATGAAGACCAGAAGTCGCTTCGCCTTGATCTGCGCAAGTGCAGCAGCTAGTTCATTCGAGTTAATGGATGTGTTTTCAATGTCAGCGAGATCGCTATCCACAGTGAGCAGCACGCTGTCTTCATTGCCTGGGCTACCCACGATGCCGCCGTGGCCGGAGAAGAACACGCAGGCTGTATCATCAGGCCCCGCCCGAGTAGCCAGTTCATCTAGCCGTTTCAAAACTGCTGTCCGAGTAGCGTTTGCGTCTAAGAGAGTGACGACGTTGGCGGGGGGATAGCCACAGTGATCCGGCGATGAGAGCGTTGCGGCGACGTCATTGACGTCGTTCAGAATCGCGGCAGGTAGTCTGGAGATTTGCTGATAGTTTGCCACGCCGATAAGAAGGGCGTGGCCTTGCGGGTAGCCAGTTGGGTTCATGTTTCAACCATGCGTATGTGGGAGTTTAACGCCAGCCAACAATGTCCGTGTCGCTGATATAGAGGCGTAGCTTCTCGTTCATTGGAAAGTCTTTGCACATCATTTTAAGCAGATCATGTGCTGTCGGACGGCCGCCGAAACGGATTGAAGTCAATGCAGTGTGCCAACGTGTTGACCCATTTTGAGACCGTCCTGGCAGGTCGGAATTCTTGCCGCCGGCGCGTGACCAGAGCTCGTCGCTATCCGGACCGCTTGGATATAGTTCACAGACCTCATCTTCGAAGGCTTTCCACTTCTCGGCAGCGCTTAGTTTTGAGATTCCAAGCATCCAACGCGTATAAAAGCTAAGCAAGTCTGCGCACAGCCTTAGCCCTGGCTTAATATCTGGACGGTTGGCAAGCCAGTCCGCAAGATGTTTAGCCGCGCGCTCCCAATGTCGGGATGCCACAAGCGTTCCCAACTGCTCAGAAGCCGCATGGGAAAGCATGCGAGCGCCCTTCAAGAGGTTGTTCAGCCATTCGATAAACAACTCTTCGGGAAAAGACGGGAGGCCACTGACGATCGCTAGATGCGTATCAACCGGCACTGATGACCTTTCAAGTACTGACCGCAGGCTCAAGCTCGCCATGATTGCGCGTTCAAGTGGGGCTTCAGGGGTAGTCATCACCGCGCCTTTCGCCGCGCCTTCCAGCCAGCCTGTTGCGGTCGCCTGCAGGTAGTGGTCACGCTGTGAAGCGGGCAGAAGCGACCACAGTCGCGCCCGCTCCGAAGTGGCGCAGAGGTCAGCCAATGGGGTCTTTGCCATCGCCTCGAGTAAGCCGGTGTCGACGATTCGTCCTTGGACGAGTTGAGCTAAAACAGTGTCACGCGCGCCGATGGCATTGCTAGGTGCGTTCCACAGGGAAGAGTTCTTGCTAATCACAGCGCCCCACACCTGTTGCTCAGTAATGTCATCGCAGCGGATGTTAGACAGGATCTGAGGATGGTTAGCGGCCTGCTCTGCGCACAATTCGACCAAGCGTAAATCCTTATGCGCGAGCGTACACTCCAACGTCTGTGAAGGGCTCGCGAACCGAAGGGCTGACCTCAAACCGGCGCTGTGATCTAGATCTTTATCCTCCTTGAGCTGCTGGCCTGTTGCATCGATAGGGGACAGTGTTGCCGCTAGCGCGGCGCCGTACGCAGTCAGCCAGCGCTTCTTCAGTAGCGGCGAAAGTAGAGCGGCCGATGAGGTAACGTGGAGCTTTCTGGGCACTTCCTCCGCCAGCCGCTGCTCAACTGCCGCGTCAGCTGGTAGTGCGCCTACAGCCGCGGCGAACGCGACGTGGCTATGCTCGGCCCATCTCCAAGCTGCTTGGTAAATGGCGGGCTTGTCTCTACGAGCAACTGTCGATAAGCCGGTTATCACTGCAGCGCACCATGGCGGCAATGCGAGCGCCTCATCAACCGAGGCCGCGACCATCTCCATCAAATCGCTGTCGTCCACTGGCGCAAATCCGAGGTTACTAACGAGGAGCTCAACGGCTGACCACAACGGTCGCGTGTTGGCAAAGCCAGAGAGCACCAAATTCCTCATTAACAGCAACTGCTTGCAGCCTGTGCTTGGAATCAAGGCCGTGAACCGACCGATGAGCTTGTCCTTGATGCTTGCGCCGAATGCCGGCTGATTTGAGAGGCCGTCTGCCAAGCGTATGGCAGCCAGCAAATCATCAAAGCTTTCGCCGGTAGAGAGGAGGGTTTGCAGCCGTTCAAGCCGGCTCAAGTCCCTGAGCGTATGAACTCCAAGGCCCAGGTCATCGGCGAGAGCTAGGATTGGCTGCACGTCGCGCTGGCCACAGAGAATCCCGGCAGTTTCAGAATTCGAAGTTTGATCGTCTGGCTTGACTATACGATGCTTTGTCCAGCGAGCTTGGAGCTGCTCAGGCGTGCATACAAGCGTCGGCGTGGGTTGCTCTACCACATCGTTCGGACCGAAGCTCAGCCGGAACGCAAAAGTTCGTCTTAAGGCCGGCCAGAGGTTATTCCACAGTGAATCAACGAGGTGCTCGAATCCCTCAACGCTCAGTCGTACAACTGGAGCGAGTCCTTGGTCTGCCAACGCGTTCGCCGTACCGATCAAGTCAGCAGCCGGCAGGTTGCTACTGCCTGCAATGTCAAGCTCAAGCGTTTCCACCGAATCGGGGCATTCTGTGACCGAGGCTGCCAGTCGCCCAAATAGCGCGGCCAGGCTTCCCACCTCGCACATATCGTCCAATCTGACGATTAGCGCATGAGTCAGCACCATGCCGCCGCGCGACGCGCTCGAATCCAGAAACGTGCGGGCGAGAAGGTAGTGGTCGTCGATAGGAAAGCCGCGAACAAACGGCGACCAAGCTTGGACACCTGGGGGCACTACATCTGGCAAGTCGAGCTTTGATGCAATGGCAGCGGCTATAGGCGCATTCGTACTCGATGTTCTCAGTCCGTGACCACGGCCTGGGATCTCGCCATAAACGGCCTGCTCGACTCGCATTCGCTTAGTTCCCGTCTGCCATCAAATATTGGATCGGCAGGGTAATGTCGGTGCTCTTCTCACCGTTGGGTAGCACCACGTAACCGAACTCTTCCGGGCCGCGGATTGCGTAGTCCTGGTCCGCATCCGTCTTGTCGAGCGCCCGTTCGAGGGCCGATAGGCCAATTACAGTAGGCGAAGCCCAATTGCTGCGCACGAACGACCACAGCATCGGCAGTCGAGATGCCAAGAGGTCAGCCGGCAGATCCGTCGTTTCAAGCTCATCCCAGCAGCTCAACAAGATGGTTAAGCGAGGTTTGCGAAGCGGCCGGTCCAAATGGAACTGCGCCAGGTAGAGCAGCATTTGAAGGAGCTCCACTGTCCTTGCTTGATCTGAGAGCTCGTATTCCGCCGCCTCGCCCTGTGGTTCAACTGGAGCGAATGACTGCAGCGGGCGCGAGAACAAGTCGTCTTCGGACCGAAGCGAATGCAGTCTGATGAGCAGGACCCAGTCCGTGGCTTCGACCACGCGATCTCGCCAGGCGGCCGGGATCCGCCGCTGCGCGACAAGGTTACGAACCTGTTCGCCGCCATAGTCCGGCCAAACCAGTTCGGCGTAACGGCCGGCCTCGTCCGTAATGGGCCAGACGCTCTCGACATAGATGTCAGCCGGTGTGTGGTCGGTCGACTTTCCCTCAGTCAGGCAACTGAGAGCTGTAGTGAACGCCTCCAGGTTCGTTGGAGCGCCGGTCATCTTGAGCGCGCATGCCTTGACCATTAGGCGCTTCAAAAACTGGGCACCGTAGTGAGTCTTACCGACATTTGACTCGCCGACCAACAAGATGGTGTGTTGAGCCGCCACCAATTATCTCCTACCAAATCGAAAAAGCGGATCGTGACCACAGACTTCTGTCGTGGGTAAATCAACCCCCGCACGCTTGGTGCAAAGTACCCAGTCAAATAGCTTACGGAAGCCTTCTGCAGCGTCGACCTCGCCGCAAGGCGATACGCTGACTATGAACTCCGGGACGCTAGATGAGTGCGAGGCGACCGCTTTTCTGATCTGCGCCTCCATGGCTGCAGCCACATCTACGTCCCCCTTCGTCCAGACGAGTGCCAAGCGCCGTCCGCGGGCCTTGGCTACTGCACGTTGAGCAAGTAGCTGAAAGTCGTTCCGAGCGGTTCCCATTTTGGGCCCAGCAAGAGCTTGACGGTCAGCAATCAGGAGTGTGACGTCTGCGTGCCGTGCAATCCAGCGGGCTCCTTCCGCGTCGGCTGCCTGCTCGTTGATCGCCCATTTCTGAAACCACTCTCCAGGTGCATCGGCAAAAAGAAAGTCGCGTAGCGACCCGTCTTCACGGCGAAAGCCAAGGTGAAGCATTCCGGGTGCTCGAGCCGCTCCGCTGGGGGTGTGGGGCGGAAAGCTTGGGGGCTGCCCCGGCTTCCAGCGCAGATACGTCGCCACCGCTTCCCAACCTGCCAGCGTGTAAGAGTTGCTGAATAAATTGGCATCAGTAGTCAGTGCACCTTGACCCAGCAGCAGATAGAACGCACCGAGAAGTGTCGTCTTACCTGCGCTTTCTGGGCCGACGATACCGACAGTGATGGGCTTGACCTTACCGCTGACGAAGTTGAGGTCAGACTCTCCCATCGCCAAGCCGCTCCATGGGAGTAGCAACTGGTCACAGTCAGCCGAAGCGGCTACTTCGCCTTTGCTAACACGCTTCCACTCGGGGCACACATCGAGCCGGATGTGACCCAGCGTGCAGGTGGTGTTGTCGTCAGCGAAACAGTTGGGATGGGGGCATCTGTCCATGGGCGCCTTAATTCTTCTTGACCCGCTTGGTTGGGCTTCCGCTTATGGCGCGTGCGCTCTGAAGCTCACGGAATAGGTATGTTCCCCATTCGGACGGGGTCATCTTGCTAGAAGCATCCACACCACAGAGATCACGCAGAGTTGTCGCTTCGATTGCACCTGAATCCCTTGGATGCCCAATCAACGACAGCAGCGTACCTCGGCCAGTTGGTTCAGGTGCATATTGAGCGGCCAGCGTGCGGAAAGGCTGCATGAATGCGGTTGTCCTAGCGTCGTACACTAGGCTAGCGACGTCACGCTCGCCGTTGTACTGGCCCTCTTCTTTTTCAATCGGAAGACAGCGAATTGCCTCCCGCAGAAAAGCCGACACGCTCGCCGGTGAATAGGTTGGTACTTGTTGGTGTAAGTCGAGCGCCATCAAAGCAGAGGCCTCGAAAGGCGGCAGGTCAAGGTAGCTAGCGTGAGCGCTAGGGGAATACAGCGCTTCCTTCCACCAAAGCAGGTTGGTACGGCGCTGCAGACCTGCCGTCGCGCCGCTGAAGCTGGATAACGCCTTGTCAACGTGAGCGGTGACCGCCTTCGCCAGCGTAGATAGCGGGCCCGATAGGTCGACGGGGGCGGGCGCAAGCCCCTCGGCCATTTCATTCAACACTTCTGCGATGGCGACGCTCATCTTGTTTGCAAATTCTGGCGCCCAGTGCTGAGACTGGCTCGACTGATACGGATTTGGGTTGTTAGTCCCCCAAGGTCCTGCGGCCGAAAAGATGTTCTCTCGGAGTGCGCTCTGATCGACAGTGGGTGCCTCATAGTCCGTAGACACTGGGGCTGGTGGCGTGTACTGCAAGGGATCGACCGTAATCATCTCCGGCGTTGCCCACTCAATCTCGGCGCGCGCATCGACCTTCGTCTCAATTTCGCCAATAGCATCGCGCCAAATCTCAGCTTCGTCGGACGTTTCGGCGTGGGACAGTGCATTGCGCGCCGTATTGACGAAGGCAACGGCAATCGCATCATCCGATCGAGCCGCCTGCACAATCGCGTCCAGAAGGATGGCACGCAAGATGCCAACGGGGCGCGCGGAAAAGGCGTAAGCAACAGTCTCCCATTGCTTACGGAGGAAGGCCATTGCCTCCTCTATGGTTGGATCCGTAGCTGCAACGTTGGGGTCGGTCGCCACCATCGTGAAGCTGGTTGTCTTTGAGGGCGACTTTCGAAGAGTGGCTGACAGGTCTTTGGCCGTAGATCGAAGCTTCTCGAGTTTGGTGTCATCGCCTTTGAGGTCGATAGCTCCAATCTCAAGAAACCTCAACAAAAATTCTTGTTCCATTCCCTGGTCTCCGGACCTTATTGTGATGTCGCAAAATGATACTTGAACCCCCGGTTAAATACGGGGGACTGCGCAACTCCCTGAATTTCGTCCTCTCTATACTTTTGGTCCCATCTCCGTTAGGCGTCTGTAATCAGATCAGGCCTGCACCAATTCCCAGCTTGCACCTACTGTCGCGGAGAGGAAGGGAAGCGGCGTCGAGCCACCCGCAAAATACAAGGCACACTGGGCCTTTGCCAAGCATCTAACCTATATCCTATATGGTGGAACTAATCGATTCTGAGATCGCATCCCTTTGACCGCCAATGATAGCACTCCAATGATGGCGATGTGACCCCAACGGTGCACCCAATGCACAGCGACCAGCCCATAGTCGTCACCCAAGTTCGACCATTTGTTGGTGATTCTTGGCCGGTAGCTGCCATCGTCGAACGTCCTCTTTGGGTTGTGGATTCAACCGGTCGATGCAACAGACTGGCTAAATCTTTCAGCGGGCGGTTCGTAGTTTAATGTTTTCCGAGGGAGGCTATTCAGCTGCCTTAGCACTTCATTGAGCGTGGCTTGTGAGCGCTCTGTAGTGGTCTAATAAAACCGGACACACATTCAGGTGAGAATGTTCACCAACCCGAGCTATCAGATGATGAAACAACGTCGTTCCTTTTTCTGCTGAATTCAAACGCGAGGCAACCGCCCTCGTGCTTAAGCAAAACTACAGCTTCATCGAAGCCGGCCGTTCACTCGGCGTCGGTGGGCCGGCACTACCTCACTGGGGCGACCAAGCTCAGCGGGAGTGCAAAGGCGTTACCCCACAGAACAATGCGCTGACGTCGAAACAGCAGAAAATTCAGGAACTGGAAGCCAGAATCGCTCGCCATGTGTAAGAGAAATCCATGCTAAAAAGGCTTGGCGGGCAACTTCACGCATTGACTGGGCATAGACCATCCCTGACGCGAACCGTGTGGCGACTATTATGGCTATCTGCTATGCCTTTTGATGTCCATAACAAAAGGAATGCGCCCCATGCAGATACGGACCTTCACACCTCGCCCCCTTCTTTCAGCTTTGACCTGTGCTCTCGCCATCGGCGTGCTCCCCGACACCAGTCATGCCGGTTTACTAGGCTTTGATGTAACTGCCGGTATCGACAAAGGTACATTGGAGTTTTTGAGACAGTTCCCCACCGATGTGCGTGCGAATTTCGTCTTGGCAGTAAGACAAAGTCTTGATCGGACTGATCTCAGTGTGAACAACTTTTTCGACCATACCGACAAGCTTCTGATCAATGCACAGGATGCGCTGAATTGCGCAAGCATCGATCTCTCTTCAATTCCAAAAGATGCACTCGACCGTCTGATCGGCAAAGACGGCAATCCCGCAGAAACCCTGAACGATGAACTAGAGTCTACCCGTGAGGGTGCCAAGTGGGACACCACGCCAAGCCATTTTCGGATCAGGTACGCCGATTTGGACTTCAAAGCCAGCGTGGCGCGATGCAAGTCAAGCAGTGGTGATTTGGTTCGTTCGGAAATCGTCAAAGTCAGGGGCCAGGCTACGGCTGCCTACATATTGTGGGCGCGTCTCGACGGGCAATGCACTAGTTCTGGCAACTGTTACGAGTTAGTTTCCAATAGCCTAAAAGAAACCTTGGCCTCCTCGCTCAAGCAGGACAAGGACAAAATTGCCGCTGACCAGCGGTTTGCGCGTGTCACTTCTCCGCCAAAGCCGGGCGGGTGGTTCAACAAGTACAAGTGGGAACCATACCAAACCACGCTGGTTGACTTGTTGCGTATTAACGACGAGCTGGCGCTAGTGACGAACGACCGTGTAACCAAGGGCAAGGCCGCATTCGACACCTTCACAGCGTCAATGAATGATATCAATGCGAAGCTGGCCGATGCCGGTCGGAAAGTCCGCTCGAACAGACCCATCGATAAAGTCAGAGGCTGCAATATTGGTTACAACCTCGTAACTCAGATCAATGGTGTGGAATCTCAATTAGCTAAGGTCAAGGGCTATGAAGTGCTGACAACTGAGCAGATGGTTCAGCAGAAGAAAGGTCTCGCTGACGCGAAAACGACGGCGCAGGGGTACGCAAAAACCAAAGGTGGCTTCATCAGGAACAATAATTCAACTTGCGAATTTTTTTATCCCCCAAGACCCTTCCCAGGTGGTCGAATAGGAGTGTTCTAACCGATTCGAGCATCATGCCTCGATGCCAAGTGAGGAATGCGAAAGAAAAAATCAGCAACCATCATCTACGCACTGCAACTTGGATGGTCGCTCAGAGGCTGAAACGACAAGCCCGCATAGGATGCGGGTAGAGAGCAGAGGACGCGGCGCTGCATTGCCCTTTCTCTTGCTCCCTGAAGATCATGTGTATCGGTATCCTCCGAGGCCCGCTCCCAGGTTCGCGATATCGAGCACATCACGAATCCGCCTCCCCGGGACAGTGGAAAAGTTCGGCAGCATGACCTGAACTTTGTCGGGCGCGTTGACCGAGTACCCAGGCGTCGTCCCGACCCACGGCCACAAAAGATCGTCACGACGGTGCCCGACAGGGGGTAGTTGCCCGTTGAATGGGGAAACCTCCGTCGGTGGCGGATAGTGCGAGGTCAACTTGCTGCCTGGTTGCCCCGCGAGCCGATTGGCCTGCCAGCGCGACCAGACCCGATCGATAAACGAATGGTGGAGCCAGAAGAGCGGATCGTTCGGCGAAAGGACCGGATTGGCCATGTATCCGCCGACAATGTTGTGGCCGGCATTGTGCGTGCGCACTCCCGCCTCGAGCCGATTCCAGAAGGCCCAGTAGGTGTTTACGCCCGGCAAGGGGCTGTTCAAGTTTTCAACGGAAGTGATGGCTGCAGGCGTCGGTGGCCAGGTGTCTACTGAGCTTCCGCGTCGTAGAATCGGAGCCCCGCCGACCTGAAGCTCGGGCCTAATTCGCCATTGGAATCCGGCGGGCCACCACGCAGGTGGGACCTCGGGGCCAGCCGATGCAAAAAGGCCGCCGACATCCTGTAGCGTCATACTCGAAAAGAAGATGGGGTGAATACGGTCGCTGGAAAACAAAACTGATGGCTCCGGCGTCATCGGCCAGGGCCAGTACGGAATCGTCACGCCGGGAACGACCGATTGAAGGGCCAACTCAAAGCGTCGAACGTACTCACGGTGCCACGGCAGGAACCCGATATTCTGATGCCCCATGTTCATGAAGGACGGTGAGCCAGGCGACTTCACCCCCATGATGCATCCGTGGACGGCGACCCACTGGTCATATAGGCTAAAGGTCTGACCGGGAACGAGTTGGCTTTTCAGGAGTACGCACGCCTTCAAGAAGCTCTCAAACTCGCCGGCGGGCATCGTGGCGGCATTCTTTCGCACGTCTAGGGCCATCGCCAAATCCTCCTAGTGATGGTTGTGAGGGGGAGCGTGGTCGTGCTCCCCGGAGTTTGGAACGGGCTCGAAAATGGACGCATCATGTTCGGCGTGCCCAGTTGCAGCTTCCGGCACGATGACCGCCCAGTAAGATTTCTTCAGGCATCCGAACGCTTCGTCGATTACGTCCCGCATCGTCTTGCCCTTCTTTTTGGGGCGAATCACGACCAGGGATTGGTACATCGACATCGGCCCAGTGGAAAACGTCAGACACGTGCCGATCCGGCTAGCCTCTACTTCGATGGGAATGACTGTCGTCCCGTTGTGCCCGCAGTACGATGTACATGTCAATGCTGCGGCCAAACGGGTCCAGGCGTGAAAGGTCGCACCATCAGTCATGTCGAGTGAGGTCAACAGGCGGCCCGAGCCGTAAAGCATTGTCGGGCCGTTCACGAGGAGATGAATCTCTTCCCGGTTGACTCGCGCGTCCAGTAGTCGAGAGGTTCCCTTGCCGAGAAGGTACACGACCCGGCTCAATGGCGATTTGGCGGCCCGAGCCACTTTGGTAGACTTGGTGGATGCCGCCTGATTGGTATTGTTTTGTTCTGTCATATGGCCTCCTTACAGTTTTTAAGCCAAACGTTCAGGTTAAGGGATCCTGGAACTCGGTACCTGTGAGCGAAGCAAGCGGCTTGAACCGTTTGATAGGCGGCACTACGGCAACTTATAATTATGAGAAATTCTTGTCGTATGTATGGCTCCGTAAGTTATTGCACCTCTGCAATGACCTCTGTAATGGTAGCCAAGAAATCCTTTGCGCCCCATTTATTAAGCAGCTCATATTCAAGCGGCAACTATTCGGCTATTTTAGCTGCATAAAACTCTCCGGATTTTTTACGCCAGCGATACGAGTTGAACCTTGGGGCATAGGCATGAAAGAGAATAATTTCTGTATATTTTGTATATTTTTCGCGCCCTGACAACCAATACGTTTACAACGTTAGTATCGGCATGCGCCTGGCTGACCTCGACGTCAAGAGCGACCAGTAAGTGCCCGTTTGCACGCGCACCGTTCGTGTGAAAACCGTCGGAGGTGAAGCCCAGAATACTCTGGCTCCTGCCAGAGCACGTAAGTCCTGATTTTGTGAATACTTTCATCCACTTTAAAAGTTCAAACTCTAGACCTTTCCGGATCATATCGGACTTCCCGCCACCAACTGATTATTAGGCGACACCCCTACAGCACAACATTCCTTTGATTTTTTCAACACTCTGACTTCCATGATGTCCGCCGAAGAAAACGAGAAGTTATCCGGATAAAATGCGACATCAGGCCTCCGTCCCAGCAGAGTGAACCTTTTGCGCGTTCTAATGAACTTAGTAGCGATACCGGCTTCCTGCTTGCCCTTATAGAAACGATTTCGCGATATTGATCTGTATGTGTAATTTCCAATGGATCTTTTGCTCTTGCCGTCTATAGCTCCGAGGACAAGCGCAGCGCCACTTTGGCACTCTGGGCTGGCCATCCTGCATGTACCATCTCCAACTCAAAAGAGAGTGCCGCCTAACGACAATACGGTGAAGTATGACCCCGAAAAA is a genomic window containing:
- a CDS encoding tyrosinase family protein, giving the protein MALDVRKNAATMPAGEFESFLKACVLLKSQLVPGQTFSLYDQWVAVHGCIMGVKSPGSPSFMNMGHQNIGFLPWHREYVRRFELALQSVVPGVTIPYWPWPMTPEPSVLFSSDRIHPIFFSSMTLQDVGGLFASAGPEVPPAWWPAGFQWRIRPELQVGGAPILRRGSSVDTWPPTPAAITSVENLNSPLPGVNTYWAFWNRLEAGVRTHNAGHNIVGGYMANPVLSPNDPLFWLHHSFIDRVWSRWQANRLAGQPGSKLTSHYPPPTEVSPFNGQLPPVGHRRDDLLWPWVGTTPGYSVNAPDKVQVMLPNFSTVPGRRIRDVLDIANLGAGLGGYRYT